TGTGTGATGCGGTGTTGTCTGACCCTGCTGGGTTTGTCTGTGGCGCTGGGTGGTTACGGCGTCTCATCTCAGCCGGACCTGGATCTGAGACACCGCAGACTTCTGCAGAGAGTTTATGACCTCGGCCTGGCTGCACAGGTTAGACTGCACGAACACTGACACAGAAAGAAGTAGGAATGTTATTGAAATCTTATTATAAAGGTGTCTCTGAAATGAAGTAACTTTATATAGTGTGTTGAACCACAGACATTGTCGCAAGGCAGTTTTGCGTGATTTTCAATCCATATTCAGGAAGCCCAAGGGAACAGCTGCAAGGAAAAACCTCCTGAGAAGAAACAAGGAACTGAATTCACATTTGAATCGATTGATTATTAGAACAAGATGAGATCAGAGCACtttctgatcacagcagcagTTATTTTAGTTTCTGCTGAAACAAAGGTCAGACCCAGAACAGATTATTGTGGTATCCTGCAGCAGTAGAGGGTTAAAATGCTCTTCACCAGGATCAGAGTGCGAGCAGGGACTCTGGGAGGTCTAGCATATCTCCTAGCTAAATCATGCAAAGCTCAGTCATTTCCTCTCCCAAATATTTTTCCTTGATGTGACGTTCTCATGGGAACTATTAGAGTTTATGGGATAAATTGAGGTGCCACTCATTTCGTTAGCCGAGTATTAGATTAGCAGGGATACCACAGGGAATGAAAACTGCAGTGAAAGATGTTCCCTGTCAATCATTTCAGCGTGACTGGCACGGCTGAGACAATGTGCCTTTGCTATCTATTTAGACATGATTTCCTGAAATTCTCATTTCCCAAAAGAAGGGAAAGAATTCCCGAAATCTCTAACCTCTCTCCTCAAATGATCTGCCTTTTCTATCCTGTCTTGCCTTTCAGGAGTGGACTAAGAATGATCTGAAGGACATTCTATCCCAGCTCACCCTGCCAGAGTCAGAGTTTCAGGAGAGTGACATTTCAACTCTGGGGACAAAACAAGACCTGACGGTGGAATTAGAGCGATCTGCAGAGGAGCCCAACAGCCTCCCACCTCGAGAGCGAAAAGCAGGATGCAAGAACTTCTACTGGAAAGGATTCACTTCCTGCTGAGGTTCTGCCGCTCTAGTCAAATGAACCCAACCCTGGCCACTCCCGGGTCGCTGCTGCTGATTGACCCCGCCCTCGCCTGTGAGGTCCAATCAGTCGCTGGTTTCTATCATTTAATCATATCGATCAGATTCAACTGTAAGTTTGTGATTGAGAAGAAATAAAGATGAATGCTGCATTTGATTTTACGttgtgtggatatgtgtgtaaatgtgatacAACTCAGTCAGGACGCAGCTTCAGGGGTGCCAAAACGTATGGTTTTTAACGCTTTTTCTAAGGCAGTGTGCTAGTTTATCTGCTTTTTCACACCAAACATTAACCAGAAGCTAGAACGCTAGCCTTAAACCTCTCTGGTGAAGGCTAACGCTGTCTAGGGCTGGCTAGTTGCctagacaacaacaacaaacaacagaaaCAGCATTCCAGCTCATTTGGtgctaaaaaaaagagaagaaagacaataaaatttgatcaaatatgcaaattagtgaACTAAACATTGCTAATGTGTagataaaacagaaaatagTCACTGTTTGTCTCACTAAAGGTCACTCTTTACTTGCACACTTTTTTTACGCTACGTAGTTCAAAGCTAAGCACTGAGATCATAAAACATATATTatggtatgtgtttgtgtgtaagtgtgtaagtctGGTAATTCTAGCTCCTTTTTACCTGATTAATGAAATCACCGGACATGAGAGACTTATCCCAAGATGGAAAAAGGACGTAAGAGGCGGAGGACAGTTAGCGTTAATGGTCATCCGTAGCAACATCTGGAGCTGTTAGCAGACGTGGTAATGGACCCCGTGAACTGAGCACGAGCGAggtgtgaggacacacacatcAGTCTGATGTATTTTTCATTAGCGCGTTATTAGTTGTGAAAGCTGCGCCGGGCTTCGGTGCTCCATCTCCAGAGGCTCACGCAGAGACGTGGAAAAGCCTGTTAGTCAGCAGTAATTGTTATTTAATTATGCTCCTGAAAGCAGCACAAATATTTAAACTCATCTGCTCTGTTTGATTAACAAGCTTGAGCAAAGACTTTGTCAGGCATTAAAATTCACTTTCCACTCACTTGTTTACAAAGCAGAGGTTTTTATCTTTCTTAACCAtagaagtctgtgtgtgtgtgtgtgtgtgtgtgtaggtttaacGGATCTGAGCATGTCATTTAGACGTCTGTGTCAGTAACACCATCGCTTCTAGACCAGCTCCAGTTCCATAAGATTCTCTGCCTTAAAAGCTCCACATAAGCAGCATGAcagaggtttttattttattaaaagcgCAACCGCTTTGTTTGtcaaaaaaattcagttttgtGGTTCCGCAGTCACACCATCGCCTCGTCAGATTCAGATGTTCCATGggattttttctctcttctcagGTCGTGTTTTTAAGCATTGTTTTCATTGTCAACACTGAACTCATGTCTCAGACCAGAAAGTGCAAAACTTCTTTAAAAAGTCGGTGAAGATTGTGTTCACTTTCTGACCTTTGACAGAaaaatacatatgtatattCCAATGTCAATGAAAAACATAATTACTGATTACTTAGTTAAAAAAAACgtattcattaattaaataataataataatgtcatagtaataacaatatttaaaaaaaactgtctaTGGTACAGTCAGAAGTAAGGAGTATTAAAAGGTCAAAATGCCTCTCAcatgcagaaatgtaaatgaccaATCCCAAAATCTCTCTCCTAATATCTCCTCTTACCAGTAGTGTACAGTATTCCCGCATGATTGTTTCCCTGCCTTGAATTCCAGACTCATTAATGCTCTCTTGGACCTAATGAGCCGCACAGCCTATCTCT
The window above is part of the Hemibagrus wyckioides isolate EC202008001 linkage group LG17, SWU_Hwy_1.0, whole genome shotgun sequence genome. Proteins encoded here:
- the sst1.2 gene encoding somatostatin 1.2 → MRTCVMRCCLTLLGLSVALGGYGVSSQPDLDLRHRRLLQRVYDLGLAAQEWTKNDLKDILSQLTLPESEFQESDISTLGTKQDLTVELERSAEEPNSLPPRERKAGCKNFYWKGFTSC